The proteins below come from a single Desulfitobacterium metallireducens DSM 15288 genomic window:
- a CDS encoding putative manganese-dependent inorganic diphosphatase, which yields MTEHVYVVGHRNPDTDSICAAISFARLKQRMGQENVVACRAGKVNRETEYVLNAFNVPAPEYLADVNLRVKDLLNGPIPTVDPKTPLQEAWQIMKKNSQKTLPIVDRNRRMLGMISVGDLSGSYIENMGDLDFGSLHISAQNVVKTLKGEILVGSEDQELQGCVYVGAMHHKTFETFIQPGNVVLVGDRVTAQESALRIGVSALILTGGAKLCEESEKLAREKGAIVISVPTDTFTAARLLPMSAPVQSIMKTEGVVTFQEDDLISEVRQKMLETRYRNYPVLDEQERVVGLISRYHLLKLNRKKLILVDHNEWGQAVKGAEQAQVLEVVDHHRVGGIQTTDPISFRNVPVGSTCTIVAKCYQEQGIEPEKGIAGIMLAAILSDTVIFKSPTCTEADKEIVAYLEKIVGIDAKEFGIQMFKSSSNLAERKVEELIEEDLKEFAVSDFKVGIGQVSVMGLDGIDALREELNKKLEATRGDKGLHYLLLMITDLLEENTDLWIAGDKPEEIAKAFNLPLVENRVFLPGVLSRKKQVVPPLTKYFLG from the coding sequence TTGACAGAACATGTATATGTAGTAGGACATAGAAATCCAGATACGGACTCGATTTGTGCGGCAATATCGTTTGCGCGCCTTAAACAACGAATGGGACAGGAAAATGTCGTGGCCTGCAGGGCAGGTAAAGTGAACCGGGAAACAGAATATGTTCTTAATGCGTTTAATGTGCCTGCTCCAGAGTATTTGGCTGACGTGAATCTTCGTGTTAAAGATTTGTTAAATGGCCCCATCCCCACAGTTGATCCTAAGACTCCTTTACAGGAAGCTTGGCAGATTATGAAGAAAAACAGCCAGAAAACGTTGCCGATTGTGGATAGAAATAGGCGTATGCTGGGGATGATTTCGGTGGGGGACCTGTCCGGGTCTTATATTGAAAATATGGGTGATTTAGACTTTGGCAGCCTTCATATTTCAGCACAAAACGTCGTTAAGACGCTCAAGGGAGAGATTTTGGTCGGCTCTGAGGATCAAGAACTTCAAGGGTGCGTCTATGTCGGGGCGATGCATCATAAAACGTTTGAAACCTTCATTCAGCCTGGTAATGTCGTTTTGGTTGGCGATCGGGTGACAGCTCAAGAAAGCGCACTTCGGATAGGTGTCTCAGCCCTTATTTTAACGGGAGGGGCAAAGCTATGTGAGGAGTCAGAGAAATTGGCTCGTGAAAAAGGAGCCATTGTTATTTCTGTTCCGACAGATACATTTACCGCGGCACGTCTTCTGCCCATGAGTGCTCCGGTCCAAAGCATCATGAAAACGGAAGGAGTTGTCACCTTCCAGGAAGATGATCTGATTTCAGAAGTCCGCCAAAAAATGCTGGAAACGCGTTACCGGAACTATCCCGTGTTGGACGAGCAGGAACGGGTTGTTGGCCTAATCAGTCGTTATCATTTATTAAAACTGAATCGAAAAAAATTGATTCTTGTGGACCATAATGAATGGGGGCAAGCAGTTAAAGGCGCTGAGCAGGCTCAGGTACTTGAAGTGGTTGACCATCACCGGGTGGGTGGAATTCAGACTACAGACCCGATTAGCTTTCGTAATGTACCGGTGGGTTCAACGTGTACGATTGTAGCGAAGTGTTATCAGGAACAGGGGATTGAGCCTGAAAAAGGAATTGCCGGAATTATGCTCGCAGCTATTCTTTCAGATACGGTCATCTTCAAATCTCCAACCTGCACGGAGGCGGATAAAGAGATTGTTGCCTATCTCGAAAAGATTGTGGGAATCGATGCTAAGGAATTTGGAATTCAAATGTTCAAGTCCTCGTCGAATTTGGCGGAACGCAAGGTTGAAGAATTGATCGAAGAAGACTTGAAGGAATTCGCTGTGAGTGACTTCAAAGTCGGAATTGGTCAAGTCAGTGTGATGGGTTTGGATGGAATAGACGCCCTTCGTGAAGAATTAAACAAAAAACTCGAAGCAACACGTGGCGATAAGGGGTTACATTATTTACTTCTGATGATTACGGATCTGCTCGAGGAGAATACGGACCTTTGGATTGCTGGAGATAAGCCTGAAGAAATCGCCAAGGCCTTTAATCTGCCTCTCGTAGAGAATAGGGTCTTCTTACCGGGTGTCCTTTCTCGGAAGAAACAAGTGGTTCCGCCGTTAACGAAGTATTTTTTGGGTTAA
- the ligA gene encoding NAD-dependent DNA ligase LigA yields the protein MADDQQKEQPKFDESQLFQRLQELKERIQEANYQYYGLDQPKLTDAEYDALMQELLALEKAHPEWKTSDSPSQRVGGYIAKEFPKIRHAEPLLSLDNAFNAGDLQEFDRRVRMVAPQAEYVVELKIDGLTVALTYEDGVLVRGATRGDGEVGEEITANARTISTIPLRLRKPLSRLDVRGEGYMPKSSFAQLNQEREEAGLSTFANPRNAAAGSLRQQDSKITAQRRLSYFAYQVLTPEGTELASQTEVLSFLQEQGFIVNPEFKIFSTIEDVIGYCEEMAEKRHTFIYDIDGLVIKVNDMAQQRELGFTAKSPRWAIAYKFPAEQVETVVESIEIRVGRTGVLTPTANLTPVLVAGSTVSRATLHNIDNIRDKDIRIGDHVLLQKAGDVIPEVVRSLPEKRTGMELVFEMPEYCPYCHSPVIREEGEAAHRCTSISCPAQQREAIIHFVSRDAMNIDGLGPAVIVQLLEAKLIQDASDLYTLKFEDLVELERMGKKSAENLLKAIEESKGRGLAQLLFALGIRHVGAKAGKILSQQFRSMEALEQAKLEELQSIPDIGPTMAQSILRFFQQDSSQRFLAKLLEARVIMTAEESSHPQIFAGKSIVVTGSLEHYDRQGIESLIEAYGGKAASSVSKKTAFVVAGEKAGSKLAKAKELGVPVLSEEEFTKLLEKENGKAVESND from the coding sequence ATGGCAGATGATCAGCAAAAAGAGCAACCAAAGTTTGATGAGTCTCAACTGTTTCAACGTCTGCAAGAGCTGAAAGAGCGGATTCAAGAAGCAAATTATCAGTATTACGGACTCGATCAACCTAAGTTAACAGATGCTGAATATGATGCTTTAATGCAGGAACTGCTTGCTCTCGAAAAAGCCCATCCAGAATGGAAAACTTCAGATTCACCCTCCCAAAGAGTTGGGGGATATATCGCGAAAGAATTTCCGAAAATTCGTCATGCTGAACCGTTATTGAGCTTAGATAATGCCTTTAATGCTGGAGATTTACAAGAATTTGACCGGCGAGTACGCATGGTTGCACCTCAAGCGGAGTACGTCGTTGAACTCAAAATCGATGGTTTAACTGTTGCTCTTACGTATGAAGACGGAGTGCTGGTTCGGGGTGCTACACGTGGTGACGGTGAAGTTGGCGAGGAAATTACCGCCAATGCGCGGACAATATCCACAATCCCTTTGCGTTTGCGCAAACCTCTCTCTCGTTTAGATGTTCGTGGGGAAGGGTATATGCCAAAATCATCATTTGCTCAGCTTAACCAAGAGCGGGAAGAAGCTGGATTATCCACCTTTGCTAATCCGCGCAATGCGGCTGCTGGGTCCTTACGGCAACAGGATTCGAAAATTACAGCCCAACGGCGGCTCAGTTATTTTGCGTACCAAGTTCTGACTCCTGAGGGGACAGAACTAGCGTCACAGACTGAGGTGTTGAGCTTCTTGCAAGAGCAGGGTTTCATTGTGAATCCTGAATTTAAGATATTCAGCACGATTGAAGATGTAATTGGTTATTGTGAAGAGATGGCGGAAAAACGCCATACCTTTATTTATGATATTGATGGGCTTGTGATTAAAGTGAATGATATGGCTCAGCAACGTGAACTTGGATTTACGGCGAAAAGCCCCCGTTGGGCGATTGCTTATAAATTTCCGGCTGAACAAGTAGAAACTGTGGTTGAAAGTATTGAAATTCGTGTCGGACGGACCGGAGTACTCACACCGACGGCCAATCTAACGCCTGTTTTGGTCGCAGGTTCAACCGTTAGTCGAGCTACGTTACATAATATTGATAATATTCGGGATAAGGATATTCGGATTGGCGACCATGTCCTGCTGCAAAAAGCGGGAGATGTCATTCCCGAAGTGGTTCGGTCTTTGCCTGAAAAACGGACGGGGATGGAACTGGTTTTTGAAATGCCAGAGTACTGCCCTTATTGTCATAGCCCGGTTATCCGAGAAGAAGGAGAGGCGGCACACCGCTGTACCAGTATTTCTTGTCCTGCCCAGCAACGTGAAGCGATCATTCATTTTGTCTCTAGAGATGCGATGAATATCGACGGGTTAGGACCCGCCGTTATTGTTCAACTTTTAGAGGCTAAACTTATTCAGGATGCGTCAGATCTCTATACCTTAAAATTCGAAGACTTAGTTGAACTCGAGCGGATGGGGAAAAAGTCAGCAGAAAACCTGCTTAAAGCGATCGAGGAAAGCAAGGGACGGGGATTGGCGCAGTTGCTCTTTGCTTTAGGAATTCGACATGTCGGAGCGAAAGCAGGAAAAATCCTTTCTCAACAGTTCCGAAGCATGGAAGCCCTGGAACAGGCAAAATTGGAAGAGTTACAAAGCATTCCTGATATCGGCCCCACGATGGCACAAAGCATTCTTCGCTTTTTCCAACAAGATAGTTCACAGCGTTTTTTAGCCAAGTTGCTTGAGGCCAGAGTGATAATGACAGCTGAGGAATCAAGTCATCCGCAAATTTTCGCCGGGAAAAGCATTGTGGTCACAGGTTCCTTAGAACATTATGATCGCCAAGGAATCGAGAGCTTAATCGAAGCTTACGGAGGAAAGGCCGCCAGCAGTGTCAGTAAAAAGACCGCTTTTGTTGTCGCTGGAGAAAAAGCTGGTTCAAAACTTGCAAAAGCCAAGGAACTTGGAGTCCCTGTGCTTAGCGAAGAAGAATTTACAAAGCTCTTGGAGAAGGAAAACGGAAAAGCTGTTGAGAGTAACGATTAA
- the gatC gene encoding Asp-tRNA(Asn)/Glu-tRNA(Gln) amidotransferase subunit GatC: MKISRQEVEHVAMLARLELSEKEVATYTEQLNSILDYAAMLDQLNTDEIKPTAYAVPLHNVIREDQVQPSLEREKVLANAPVAEDGFFKVPRIV; encoded by the coding sequence GTGAAAATTTCCCGCCAAGAAGTAGAACATGTCGCCATGTTGGCGCGTTTAGAACTTTCCGAAAAGGAAGTTGCAACCTATACAGAACAGCTCAATTCAATTCTTGATTATGCAGCCATGTTAGACCAGCTGAATACAGATGAGATTAAACCTACGGCCTATGCCGTGCCGCTTCATAATGTTATTCGCGAAGATCAGGTCCAGCCTTCTCTCGAACGTGAAAAGGTACTGGCGAATGCTCCTGTTGCGGAAGATGGTTTTTTCAAGGTGCCTCGTATCGTCTGA
- the gatA gene encoding Asp-tRNA(Asn)/Glu-tRNA(Gln) amidotransferase subunit GatA: protein MEITSQSIGELHELLAAKKISAVELTQTMLHRIKHIDPEVKAFLQVTEDLALSQATQVDEKIARGEAIGVLEGIPMALKDNLSTEGIRTTCSSKMLENFIPPYNATVVEKLRDAGAVMLGKLNMDEFAMGSSTENSRFFATCNPWDLERVPGGSSGGSAASVASEEAVFTLGSDTGGSIRQPASFCGVVGLKPTYGAVSRFGLIAYASSLDQIGPITKTVEDNARVLEEIVGHDRKDSTSVSFEVPNYAEFLAQDVKGLRIGVPKEYFAKGLDEGVKKVLDEALATYQRLGAIVEECSLPHTEYAMPAYYLIATAEASSNLARYDGVRYGYRTEEAEDVLNLFKKTRSEGFGSEVKARIMLGTYALSAGYYDAYYLKAQKVRTLIQNDFNKAFDQFDVLLSPTAPTTAFKIGEKSGDPLTMYLSDVCTVPINLAGIPSLSLPAGFVEGMPVGMQLMGRPFSEGTLYRVAHAFEQNTDFHTRKPSLVKGGSR from the coding sequence ATGGAGATCACATCCCAATCTATTGGAGAACTGCATGAGCTTTTAGCCGCCAAGAAGATTAGCGCGGTTGAGCTTACCCAAACGATGCTTCATAGAATTAAACATATAGATCCAGAAGTAAAAGCATTTCTTCAGGTTACAGAAGATTTGGCCTTAAGCCAAGCAACACAGGTTGATGAGAAAATTGCGCGGGGTGAAGCGATCGGAGTCTTAGAAGGTATTCCGATGGCCCTTAAGGATAACCTGAGCACTGAAGGCATTCGGACAACCTGTTCCTCGAAAATGTTGGAAAATTTTATTCCACCGTATAACGCAACCGTAGTCGAGAAACTTAGAGATGCTGGGGCAGTTATGCTCGGGAAGTTAAATATGGATGAGTTCGCGATGGGTTCCTCCACGGAAAACTCTCGTTTTTTTGCAACGTGCAATCCTTGGGATTTAGAGCGGGTTCCCGGAGGATCTTCCGGAGGCTCGGCAGCGTCAGTTGCCTCTGAGGAAGCCGTTTTTACCTTGGGTTCAGATACCGGTGGTTCTATTCGCCAGCCAGCATCCTTTTGTGGAGTCGTTGGCCTCAAACCGACTTATGGTGCCGTATCCCGTTTCGGGTTAATTGCCTATGCTTCTTCTCTGGATCAAATTGGGCCAATTACGAAAACGGTTGAGGATAATGCTCGGGTTCTTGAGGAAATCGTCGGTCATGATCGTAAAGATTCGACTTCCGTTTCGTTTGAGGTTCCCAATTATGCAGAATTTCTTGCCCAAGATGTGAAAGGACTGCGTATTGGTGTACCCAAAGAATATTTCGCAAAAGGCTTAGATGAAGGCGTTAAAAAAGTTTTAGATGAGGCTCTTGCGACATACCAAAGATTAGGGGCGATTGTTGAAGAATGCTCACTCCCTCATACCGAATATGCAATGCCTGCTTATTATTTGATTGCGACAGCTGAAGCAAGCTCAAATCTTGCCCGGTATGATGGTGTGCGTTATGGCTATCGTACAGAAGAGGCAGAGGATGTCTTGAATCTGTTCAAAAAGACGCGCTCGGAAGGGTTTGGGTCCGAAGTTAAGGCCCGAATCATGCTGGGAACCTATGCTTTAAGCGCAGGTTATTATGATGCTTACTATTTAAAGGCGCAAAAAGTAAGAACCCTTATTCAAAATGATTTTAATAAGGCCTTTGATCAATTCGATGTACTGCTTTCTCCGACTGCGCCGACGACGGCGTTTAAAATTGGAGAAAAATCAGGAGATCCGCTAACAATGTATCTATCCGATGTTTGCACAGTACCCATTAACCTCGCAGGGATTCCGTCGCTTTCATTGCCAGCGGGCTTTGTTGAGGGGATGCCGGTAGGAATGCAACTCATGGGTCGTCCTTTCTCGGAAGGAACCCTTTATCGCGTAGCCCATGCTTTTGAACAAAATACCGATTTCCACACACGGAAACCGAGTCTGGTCAAAGGAGGCTCGCGTTAA
- the gatB gene encoding Asp-tRNA(Asn)/Glu-tRNA(Gln) amidotransferase subunit GatB: MSILDRYEMVCGVEVHVELATKTKIFCNCSTEFGGEQNTHACPVCLALPGTLPVLNRGVVNLAIKAGLALNCEIAEFSKFDRKNYFYPDSPKNYQISQYDLPICKQGWVDIEVDGEKRRIGITRAHMEDDAGKLVHSGETISTSSESAVDYNRTGVPLLEIVSEPDMRSIPEVLAFLEELVKIMQYTEVSDCRMEQGSIRFDINVSLRPWGQKEFGTRTESKNLNSFSSVRRCLEYEIGRQAELLDDGDEVIQETLTWDEGRGITLSLRSKEEAHDYRYFPEPDLPPLVIDREWVENVRQALPELPAARRERLKSLGLSDYDAGVITNTKALSDFFDEAMKRYADAKNLANWTMGEYTRLLNAQGVSVEESPVKPQQLATLLGLIDKGTISGKIGKTVIEEMFASGKDPEVIIKEKGLAQISDEGALLKIVDEVIAKNPQSVEDYKAGKTQAIGFLVGQTMKATKGQANPGVVNNLLKERLALQ, translated from the coding sequence ATGAGTATATTAGATCGTTATGAAATGGTTTGCGGAGTCGAAGTCCATGTGGAGCTCGCGACCAAAACAAAGATTTTCTGTAATTGCAGCACAGAATTTGGCGGCGAGCAAAATACGCATGCCTGCCCAGTTTGTTTGGCTTTACCAGGAACTCTGCCGGTGCTTAATCGGGGCGTTGTGAATCTTGCGATTAAAGCAGGACTTGCGTTAAACTGTGAAATTGCTGAGTTTTCCAAGTTTGATAGGAAGAATTATTTCTATCCTGATTCCCCGAAAAATTATCAGATTTCACAATATGACTTACCAATTTGCAAACAAGGTTGGGTCGATATTGAAGTCGATGGCGAAAAGAGAAGGATTGGGATTACCCGTGCCCATATGGAAGACGATGCAGGCAAGCTCGTACACAGTGGAGAAACGATTTCAACTTCCTCTGAATCGGCTGTGGACTATAACAGGACTGGCGTTCCCCTTCTTGAGATCGTTTCCGAACCCGATATGCGCTCGATCCCTGAAGTTTTGGCCTTCCTTGAAGAATTGGTGAAGATCATGCAATATACGGAAGTCTCTGACTGTCGGATGGAGCAAGGCTCAATTCGTTTTGATATCAATGTTTCCCTAAGACCATGGGGGCAAAAGGAATTCGGGACCCGTACAGAATCGAAGAATTTGAATTCATTTAGTTCAGTTCGGCGCTGTCTAGAGTATGAGATCGGTCGTCAAGCTGAGCTTCTGGACGACGGGGACGAAGTTATTCAAGAGACGTTGACCTGGGATGAAGGACGAGGAATTACCTTATCCCTCCGTTCTAAAGAGGAAGCTCATGATTATCGCTACTTTCCAGAACCTGATCTACCTCCGCTCGTCATCGATCGGGAGTGGGTCGAAAACGTTCGTCAAGCCCTGCCTGAACTGCCTGCTGCCCGCAGAGAACGGCTTAAATCCCTTGGCTTATCTGATTATGATGCAGGCGTAATTACGAATACTAAAGCGCTTTCTGACTTTTTTGATGAAGCCATGAAGCGTTATGCTGATGCTAAAAATCTGGCGAACTGGACGATGGGGGAATATACACGTCTCCTCAATGCTCAAGGGGTTAGTGTTGAAGAATCTCCAGTTAAGCCACAACAACTGGCAACGCTCCTTGGACTAATTGATAAAGGAACGATTAGTGGTAAAATCGGGAAAACTGTGATTGAAGAGATGTTTGCTTCAGGGAAAGATCCAGAAGTTATTATCAAAGAAAAAGGCCTAGCTCAAATCAGTGATGAAGGCGCCTTACTCAAAATCGTCGATGAAGTGATTGCTAAAAATCCTCAATCAGTCGAAGATTACAAGGCAGGAAAAACACAGGCGATTGGCTTCCTCGTTGGGCAGACGATGAAAGCGACAAAAGGGCAGGCTAATCCCGGTGTTGTCAACAACCTGCTGAAGGAGCGTCTGGCTCTACAGTAG
- the nifV gene encoding homocitrate synthase, protein MVKKHLTIVDTTLRDGEQTAGVVFSNQEKLMIARMLDDLGVQQIEAGIPVMGGDEQRVIKEIVNLGLNASIMGWNRAVIKDIQTSLDCGCDAVAISISTSDIHIEHKLKTTREDVLERMVKATEFAKKNGVYISVNAEDASRSDMDFLVQFAQEAKKAGADRLRYCDTVGILDPFTTYDRITELIERTGLDVEMHTHNDFGMATANALAGVKAGATHVGVTVNGLGERAGNAALEEVVMALKHLLDTDLNFATERFVEVSEFVARASGRELPVWKAIVGSNMFAHESGIHADGALKNPLTYEVFKPEEVGLERQIVIGKHSGTASIKAKFWNEYGKEIGDEEANEILKRVRALSVDMKRSLFDKELVYIYKEMKRVANLKDI, encoded by the coding sequence ATGGTTAAGAAGCATTTAACAATTGTGGATACCACTTTAAGAGATGGAGAGCAGACCGCAGGCGTGGTTTTTTCAAACCAGGAGAAATTGATGATTGCACGAATGTTAGATGATTTAGGGGTGCAGCAGATAGAGGCTGGAATTCCTGTAATGGGTGGGGACGAGCAGCGTGTTATTAAAGAAATTGTAAACTTAGGCCTTAATGCAAGTATTATGGGTTGGAATCGGGCCGTTATTAAAGATATTCAAACGTCTCTAGATTGTGGATGCGATGCAGTAGCCATTTCGATCTCGACCTCAGATATTCATATTGAGCATAAATTGAAAACCACCCGCGAGGATGTTCTGGAACGGATGGTTAAAGCAACTGAATTTGCGAAGAAAAATGGGGTTTATATTTCAGTTAATGCAGAGGATGCCTCTCGTTCTGACATGGATTTCTTAGTTCAGTTCGCGCAAGAAGCGAAGAAAGCAGGGGCTGACCGTTTGCGTTATTGTGATACTGTCGGCATTCTCGATCCGTTCACAACCTATGATCGGATTACGGAATTGATTGAGAGAACAGGCCTTGATGTTGAGATGCATACCCATAACGATTTTGGCATGGCAACGGCAAATGCCCTGGCTGGGGTTAAAGCAGGTGCAACGCATGTTGGTGTTACTGTGAATGGACTGGGCGAAAGAGCAGGGAATGCGGCTTTGGAAGAAGTTGTCATGGCTCTTAAACATCTTTTGGATACTGATCTAAATTTCGCGACAGAACGATTTGTCGAAGTATCCGAGTTTGTGGCGCGTGCTTCGGGTCGAGAATTACCCGTATGGAAGGCGATTGTGGGAAGCAATATGTTTGCCCATGAATCGGGAATCCATGCTGATGGCGCCTTGAAAAATCCCTTGACCTATGAGGTCTTTAAGCCGGAAGAAGTCGGACTGGAACGACAAATCGTGATTGGTAAACATTCAGGAACAGCTTCAATTAAAGCGAAGTTTTGGAATGAATATGGCAAGGAAATAGGCGATGAGGAAGCCAATGAGATCCTCAAGCGAGTACGTGCCTTGTCTGTGGATATGAAACGCTCACTTTTTGATAAGGAACTTGTATATATCTATAAAGAGATGAAACGTGTAGCAAATTTAAAAGACATCTAA
- the fdhD gene encoding formate dehydrogenase accessory sulfurtransferase FdhD codes for MEGKLKADVIETEVIKIKGFNNQIVSEQVVVEQALTVYLNDEEFITIVCSPGQEKELVIGVLCSEGIIKKLDQLTKLSIDTKEGLVWVETSVKRAMGEAMYLKRYLTSCCGKGRSSFYYANDARLAKSIQSSLQITSQAVSHYINLLEENSELFHLTGGVHGGALASAGQLEYSAFDIGRHNVLDKLYGYAFTKEMDLSQRVIAFSGRMSSEIVIKAGKMGCPILIGVSAPTDLALTLAEELGITVIGFARQNRMNIYTHPERVLISEERFA; via the coding sequence ATGGAAGGTAAATTAAAAGCGGATGTTATAGAAACTGAAGTAATCAAGATTAAAGGTTTCAATAATCAAATTGTCAGTGAGCAGGTTGTGGTCGAACAAGCACTCACCGTCTATCTCAATGACGAGGAATTTATAACAATAGTCTGTTCCCCTGGGCAGGAAAAAGAGTTGGTGATCGGTGTGCTCTGTTCTGAAGGGATTATAAAAAAACTAGATCAACTGACGAAACTTTCAATAGATACGAAAGAGGGCTTAGTCTGGGTTGAGACGAGTGTTAAAAGAGCTATGGGCGAAGCCATGTATCTTAAACGTTATTTGACATCCTGCTGTGGTAAAGGAAGAAGTTCCTTCTACTATGCCAATGATGCCCGATTAGCCAAATCCATCCAGAGCTCGCTGCAAATTACCTCTCAAGCAGTTAGCCATTATATAAATCTTCTGGAAGAGAATTCAGAATTATTCCATCTCACCGGCGGGGTGCATGGTGGAGCCTTGGCTTCAGCTGGACAACTCGAGTATAGTGCTTTTGATATCGGTCGTCATAATGTATTGGATAAATTATATGGATATGCCTTTACAAAAGAAATGGATCTTTCCCAAAGAGTCATTGCCTTTAGTGGACGAATGTCATCGGAAATTGTGATTAAAGCAGGTAAAATGGGATGCCCTATTTTGATTGGCGTTTCTGCTCCCACCGATTTGGCACTTACGCTTGCTGAAGAACTTGGAATTACGGTCATCGGTTTTGCACGACAAAACAGGATGAACATATATACTCATCCAGAACGTGTCCTTATATCTGAAGAGCGATTTGCTTAA
- a CDS encoding aminotransferase class V-fold PLP-dependent enzyme produces MIYLDNAATTWPKPESVYQAVDQCMRKKGANPGRSGHHMSLMAGQIIFETRELIAQLFNIADPYQVIFTANATEALNLGIKGLLKSGDHVITSSFEHNSVARPLERMRTQGVEVTKLPALESQGVLPAQVEEAIQSNTRLIVLSHASNVTGVLNPIREIGKIAQDRGIVFMVDSAQTAGTFPIDVQAMGIDLLAFAGHKGLLGPQGTGGLYIRENLNLIPLKEGGTGGNSEFLTQPKICPDRYESGTLNTPGIAGLGAGIGFIFQEGLMKIREKERILTERLLNGLEEIPGVILYGPPRGIERAPVISWNIEGKEPSEVSFLLDKMFDIETRSGLHCAPDAHRTLGTFIRGTVRLGLGYFNTKEEVDQCLEAIASIARE; encoded by the coding sequence CTGATCTATTTAGATAACGCAGCTACGACGTGGCCTAAACCAGAATCTGTCTACCAGGCGGTGGATCAGTGTATGCGGAAAAAAGGAGCCAATCCTGGTCGCTCTGGACATCATATGTCTTTAATGGCTGGACAGATTATTTTTGAAACACGTGAGCTTATCGCCCAATTGTTCAATATTGCTGATCCTTATCAAGTTATATTTACCGCTAATGCTACCGAAGCACTGAATTTGGGAATTAAAGGGCTATTAAAGTCTGGTGATCATGTCATTACTAGCTCATTCGAACACAATTCAGTGGCACGTCCCTTGGAACGCATGAGAACTCAAGGTGTTGAGGTGACAAAGCTTCCTGCTTTAGAGAGTCAGGGAGTGTTACCTGCTCAAGTAGAAGAAGCGATCCAAAGCAATACTCGACTTATTGTTCTTAGCCATGCTTCCAATGTTACCGGTGTCCTTAATCCTATCCGCGAAATAGGCAAGATCGCACAGGATAGGGGTATCGTGTTTATGGTGGATTCTGCCCAGACCGCAGGAACATTTCCAATTGATGTTCAGGCCATGGGAATTGATTTACTGGCCTTTGCTGGACATAAAGGATTACTGGGCCCGCAAGGGACAGGAGGTTTATATATTCGAGAAAATTTAAACCTCATTCCGCTTAAAGAAGGGGGAACAGGGGGCAATTCTGAATTTCTCACCCAACCTAAAATTTGCCCGGATCGGTATGAAAGCGGTACTCTCAACACGCCCGGCATTGCAGGTTTGGGGGCAGGAATTGGGTTCATTTTTCAGGAAGGCCTTATGAAAATCAGAGAAAAAGAAAGAATTTTAACCGAACGACTATTGAATGGCTTAGAAGAAATTCCAGGAGTGATTCTTTACGGACCTCCTCGGGGCATCGAAAGAGCTCCCGTTATTTCTTGGAATATCGAGGGTAAAGAACCTTCTGAAGTATCCTTCCTTCTGGATAAAATGTTTGATATTGAAACTCGGTCAGGTCTCCATTGTGCTCCTGATGCACATCGTACGCTGGGAACCTTCATCCGAGGGACAGTTCGGTTAGGTTTGGGGTATTTCAATACGAAAGAGGAAGTCGATCAATGTTTGGAAGCGATTGCTAGCATCGCTAGGGAATAG
- a CDS encoding type II CAAX endopeptidase family protein: MEKLKNEAKVPLKNPRWNIWQGLFLLLLILLIELPLGWLNSPQKLDQMQGFLHFLAVGIGEAVLYLFLLRLFMNLMHGSFRDLGFVRPKSKYVLLGFLMGIFLFLTIGLMGNFLSNLLGTPAPQSFTLTVIGSNYSWQMLLLMFLGGVLAPIKEEAFFRGLIYPPLRQMLGRGKGILLSAGFFAVLHSDLIRFLPLFVGGIILTWLYEKTSSIWPSIIAHGTWNILMALALWIQKLE, encoded by the coding sequence ATGGAAAAACTTAAAAATGAAGCAAAGGTCCCGCTTAAAAATCCTCGCTGGAATATTTGGCAAGGGCTTTTTTTGTTACTATTGATTCTTTTAATTGAATTACCCTTAGGCTGGCTAAATTCGCCGCAGAAATTAGATCAGATGCAAGGTTTCTTGCATTTTTTAGCGGTCGGCATAGGAGAGGCAGTCTTGTACCTGTTTCTTCTCCGTCTTTTTATGAATTTAATGCATGGCTCGTTTCGGGATTTGGGGTTTGTTCGGCCAAAATCGAAATATGTACTACTCGGATTTCTAATGGGTATATTCCTCTTTCTTACGATTGGGCTTATGGGGAATTTCCTGAGTAATCTGTTAGGTACCCCGGCACCCCAGAGTTTTACCTTAACGGTTATTGGGTCAAACTATAGTTGGCAGATGCTACTCCTAATGTTCTTGGGGGGGGTACTCGCTCCTATTAAGGAAGAAGCCTTCTTTCGGGGACTTATTTATCCGCCGCTTCGTCAGATGCTTGGCAGGGGAAAGGGAATTCTTTTGAGTGCAGGATTTTTCGCGGTTTTGCATTCTGATCTTATTCGTTTTCTCCCTCTTTTTGTGGGGGGAATCATCTTAACGTGGCTCTATGAAAAAACATCGAGCATTTGGCCTTCGATAATTGCACATGGAACCTGGAATATTTTAATGGCTTTAGCGCTTTGGATTCAAAAACTAGAGTAA